A region of the Sarcophilus harrisii chromosome 3, mSarHar1.11, whole genome shotgun sequence genome:
CTTGCCCTAAGCAAGTAGGGAGTCTCTGGGGCTgagctgggggaggagggaaggggtcTTGAGGGAGAAATGAGGGGCCCACCAGGAGGGAGGAGACCAGGGGCCTGAGCTCTTGGTGAGGATGGGGGGCTTTAGGCTTGGGCTAGGATGGGGGGGCTGAGCAGGATGAGAAGGGCTGGGGCTGAAGGAAAAACTTGTTTGAGGCACAGAAGAGTCTGGCAGGAGGGAATGTTCCCCGGGAGCGGCTGGTGGGTCGGGAGGGTGGGTTCCGGGGTCCCTGGCCCCATTGTCCCCAGGATGGCTGCGCATCAGTTGGGGCAGcggtcttggagctgggccctgagGGGTTTGGGGGCCCTGCCCTGCCTTGGGGTGTCTGGGGAGCGCTGGGGGCCAGCCAGGGGCTGTGCTCACTCCTGCTTCCCTGTCTCCCTTTCCAGGCAGGGATTTTGGACCTTGTGATCTGGAGCCCCCCCTTGTTCCCCCCCATCCCCGGGGCCAAGGCTTGTCTCAGGGGGCACAGTGAAGGGTTGCTGCCTGTCCAGGGAAGGGTGACTGTTGAGCCGTGTGCCCGAGGCGTGGGGGCAGTCTGAGAGCCGGGGCGGGGAGGGGGCCTGGAACCGGGGGCACCGGTCCGGCCTCCAGGAGGCAGGGGCGCCTGGTGTGGTTCCGAGGGAGGGGGAGGGCGCCCAGCTCTGGGCGGGAGCCCCCAGGACCAGCCGAGATGCAGAGGTGAGGAGCCACGACGGCCTGTCCCGTCGGGCAGCGAGCGGGCTCCAGGCCATGGCGGCCTCCCAGCTGGCGGCGCTGGACGAGGCTGGGGAGGGGGCCCCGGACAAGACCCCTCTCGGCGGGGCAGACCCCACCCTCCTGTACTCGGAAGGCCAGAGGCTGGCGCTGGAGACCCTCCTGAGCGAGGGCGCGGGCGCCTTCACGACCTGCCTGCTCCGGGAGAAGCTCCTGCCTTTCCTGGCGGCCGAGGAGGTCCGGAGCCTGGAGGCCTGGGCCGAGGACTGGAGCGCGGGGGCCGGCGAGGGCCAGGAAGGGCCGGCGGGCCTCCCTGAGCCGGGCAGCCTGACCTACTTCCCGGGCCCCTCGGACGAGCCCCCGCCGGAGCTGAGCTTGGGCTGGCCCGAGGCCCGGCCGGGGAAGGGCCCCACCCGGGCCCGGCTCTACACGCAGCCGCCTGCGGAGGGGGACCCCTCCATCAAGGAGCTGGTGAGGAAGGCCATCCGGGAGGCCCAGAAGGTGGGTTCCGGCAGGTCCCCGGCCCCGCCCGCCGCCCCGGGGGCCCCAGGCGCCTGCCACGTCCCTCTCCCCCCAGCTCGTGGCCGTGGTCATGGACGTGTTCACGGACCCTGACCTTCTGCTGGACCTTCGGGAGGCCGCCGGCCGCCGCGGAGTCCCCGTTTACGTCCTCCTGGACCACCGCCACCTCCCCGCCTTCCTGGCCCTGGCCCAGCAGCTGGGGGTGAACGCCCGGGCCACGGAGGTAGCGacccctccccgccccccttGCCCCTGCCGCCGGGGCCCACGGGAGCAGGGGAGGCCGGGGCTGACCCCAGGGGTCCCTGCTCCCTCCTCAGAACCTCGAGGTCCGCGTCCTGAGAGGCTGGGGCTTCCAGAGCCGGAGGAAGAAGCACGTGACCGGGGACATGAGGGAAAAGTTTGTCCTGCTGGACGGACTCAGCGTCATCACGGGCTCCTACAGGTGTGGCCCTGGCCCGGGGGGCGCGGGGTGGGGGGCGGGAGAAGCTCCGGCCTTGTGGCTGCGCCCGGGCAGCAGGGGGCCTGCCCTGGGTCACAGGGTCAGGGCCCGAGTGGAGCCAGCACGAGGCCCCGATGGGGGCTCTCCCAGCTCCCGAAGCCCCTGCTGGCCCCCGGCCCAGGAGTGCGGCCCCAGGCGGCCCACGGGCAGTGTTTGGGGGGCGGGCGTCGCGACCCCTGGGCTGTCCCTCTCCCCCCAGCTTTACTTGGAGCGATTCCCGCCTGCACCGGAACCTGGTGACGCTGCTGACCGGGGAGGTCCTGGAGGCCTTTGACAGGGAGTTCCGGACGCTGTACGCCGCCTCCCGGCCGCTGGCCCCGCCCCCACCCCGCGGCCCCTTCCTCAGCGTCCTGGAGGGGGTGCAGCTGGCCCGGAGCCCCCACCACATCGCCGGCCGCCGCTCCGTGGCCCCCGTCTCAGCCCTGCCCTGGGACGATGCCCCCCAGACCCCGGAGAGCTCCCAGGGCCCCTCCCCCGCGGGGCCGGCCCTGAGCGACGTCTTGAGGAGCATCCAGAGGGTCCGGGCCGCCAGCGGCCCCCCTGCCCGGCCCAGCCGCTCCCTGTGGGACCTGAGCTCCCTCTCCCAGCTCTCCGGCTCCAGCGACGGGGAAGGGAGACAGGGGAGAGAGGTGAGCCAGCAGccgggaggggagggagggcggtggggagggggctgggcCCCGGGCTGCCTTGCCCCAGCCTTCCCTCCCTGGGCAAATATTGACCCTCACGGGCCCCGGGGCCACCTGCTTCCTGCCGGCCCCTCCTCACCGGCCTCTGTCCCCCGCTCTAGCCGAAGACGCCGTGGGGCGCCCAGGACACGCCCGCCATGGCTCTGATGAGGCAGCGGGGCGCCAGTGAGGACCCCAGAGCCCTGGCCCGACGCTGGGCCCAGCCTGCCCGCCCTGTGACCCCCGGGCGCTTCCACTACGCGTCCCCGTCCCCCCGGAGGCTCTGGGAGGATCTGGGGCCCCCGGGCCGCGGGCGGCCCCACCGTGCCAGCCAGGGCGCCGCCCACTGACCCCGGCCCGCGCCGTGTGCTTCCCAAGCGCGGCTCGGGGTACTCGAGAGCCCGGGGCCCGGTGGGCGCGAGCCTGGAAGGGGGGCCCCAGGAGCGGGGGAAGCCCCTTCCCCTCCAGCTAAGCCGCGCTTCGCGGTCCGCCACccaacgcccccccccccccaggacccAGGCCCGCCAGCCTGGCTGTGACTCAGGGCCCTGCCACGCCTTTGGCACCTGCTGCAGCCTCCTGCCCAGCTGGCACTgcccggccccgccccgcccccacccTGGCTCTAGCCCCGCCCACCCCAGGCTGGCTTGCCCCCATCCTGGCTCTAGCCCCGCCCCACTCCGGCTCTAGCCCCGCCCCCAGCCGGGCTCCCTCTCCCCAGGAGCCGCTGCCCCCACCCTGGCTCTAGCCCCGCCCCACTCCGGCTCtagcccctcccctccccaggccGGCCCCGCCCCCAGCCGGGCTCCCTCTCCCCAGGAGCCGCTGCCCCTAGCCCATCTCAGGAAGCCACTCAGGACAAGTTTGGGGCTGTGCGGTCTTTATTTCCGGGGGTTACAGGTCCCAGGCCCCCGGGGCCAGGGCTGGGCTGGTGTCCCCAGGGTCCTCGTCCCAGGGGAAGCTGGTCTTCAGCCCCTGCATCTTCTCTCGGTACGCCTGGTCGAAGACTTCGCTCTGGGAAGCTGTGAAGTGGTTCTTCCAGTCTCCACACACCCCTGGACGGCAGGAAAGGCGGCGCTGAGGGCCGGGGTCTCCGCCTGggtcctcctcccctcccctccggCCCGCCCAGGAGAGCCGCCCCAGCTTCTCcagtcagcctcagttttcccctcgGGGAAATGGACTCTTTAATCCCGTGACCTGGCACCCACCAGGCCCGGGGCTCCGTAAATAATCAATGAGTGTCAAGTCCCCCCGCTATCCTCAGTCTCCCCTCCCTGTCAAATGGGGATACGGGATTAGAGGGTCCCGGAGACCTCCCTCTGAGAGGtttccccagcccctccccccagcccctgACCTTTCCTCAGGAAGGCCCCCTGGCGTTGGTCCAGGATGACGGAGGGCAGCAAGGTGTAATTACACATGGTGTTCTCCTTCATGGTCCGGAAATCCGTGTTCTCCACCACGGAGTCCAGCGCCGCCTCCTCCAGGGGGTGGCCCACGAACTCAGAGACGCGCCGGACGGAGCCCCGGAGGTCCTGCGGGACAGAGGGCGTGACCCAGAGCCGGGGACGCGGCGGAGGGGCCcctgggggggggcggggagccCTGGGGGGGGGATGGGGGAGCCCGGGGTTTGGGGGATGGGAGCCCGGGGCCTGGGGGGATGGGGAGCCCGGGGTGGGGGGATGGGGGAGCCCTGGGGCCGGGGGTGGGGAGcccggggtgggggggtggggagccGGGGCCTGGGGGATGGGGGTGGGCCTGGGGGATGGGAGCCCGGGGCTGGGGGGATGGGGAGCtccggggctggggggggggatCCCGGGGCTGGGGGGATGGGAGTCCGCGGCCCCAGTGCTTCCGGCCGTCCCGGCCCAGGCTTCCCCGGCCTCCCGGCCTCCGGGGCCTGACTTCCGTCCGCCCCGCCGTCGCCCTCTCTGGCAGAAGCCCTCCCTCCAGGGCCTTGGCCGGCACCCTCCCCGGCCTCCCTTCGGGGGCCCCGCGGCCGGCACGGAAGGCTTCCGGGAGGAGGCGGAAGCCAGAGGGAGGATCGGAGAAGCCCCGCCCCAACACCGGGGACAGGGAAAGGGGTCCCCCCCAGGGGCCGGGGAGGCTTGAGGCAGCGCGGACCCCAGGGGAGGGAGACCCGGCCCGCCGCGCTGGCGGGAGCGGCCCCCACCACGAGGGAGCCCCAAGGGGGCAAAGGGCCCCGTCTGCATTTAGTGGGCAGAGCGAGGGGGGGCCACCAGGGGCAAGAGACACGGCGCTAGCCCCGCCACTGAAGCCTGTTTCTGATGCATCACCCGGGACTTGGGTCTTCTCACGCGCCGCCCGCGCCCCCTCCCCACGACTGAAGGGGCGGCGCGCGCAGCTAACTCCCGGGGACAGGGCATTCGCGGAGTGACGTGGAGCCGAGGGCCGCTGCAGGGCTGGAGCCCGGGCCAGGAGGGTGCTCCTTCCCGAGAGCCAGTGCGGCCCCAGACACTTTGCAGCTCCAtcgccctgggcaagtcactgccgCTCAGTCTCCTCGCCTGTAAACGGCACTGGGGAAGGAAGTGATGGCCCAAAAGGGGTCCAGGTCAGGCGCGGCTGAGACAGCCGAACTAACAGAGCAAGTGCTAGCTCTCATAACAAGCGAGAGAGAAATTCCCTCACGGCTGCAGCCGTCCAAGAGAGCCGCGGGTCCGAGGGCTGCGGAAAAGCAGCGGGAAAAGCCCCAGCCCTAGAAGAGCGGCGAAGCTCGGGATTCTGGGAAACCTGGTGCCTCCCCCTGGCTCCCCGGACAGAGGCGGGGCTGCGGTGCGGAACACGCCGTGGGACAGCCCCTTGCCCGCGCTGTCCCGGCCCGCGCCGACCCCGCTGCTGTGGGACGGGCTATTTGGGTACGGGGAGGGGCAGACGGAGCGGTGCCAGACTGGGCCGTTGGGGTCCCGGGACCTTCAGCTGTCATTTTCCTGAAGCCCGGAGAGGGTGGCTGTCTTACTTAAAGTCTTAGACTCTTGTCTCCGTGCTCATTTGAAAGGGATTCCAACTCTGACATTgtcaagatggggaaactgagggcagGGGGATCAAGGCATTTCCTTCCCTAAGGGCAGTCCACTGCCCAGCCTGCAATCGGCACACGTGGGGCGGGCCGGCGCTGCAAAGTGGCCAAAGTGGCCCTGACGGGGCTCTGAGAGGGGCCGAGGGGGCAGCGGCAGGCTCCCCGCCACGGCACTGGGCCCGGCTCGTCCCAGGCTCTCCGGGCGGGCAAGAAGGGGGTTCGGGCCCCTCACTGGAAGGTCCTCCTCTCCCCGTCAGCGTCCCTCTGAGGCGGGTGTGGGCTGCCCCCGAGGGACCCCGGCCAGAGAGAGGAGTAGGCTCTGAGCCAAAGGCCGCGCCAGCAGTCCCAGGGGCTTCTTCCCTGTCTGAGAAGCCACAGATCTTAAAGTCGGA
Encoded here:
- the FAM83E gene encoding protein FAM83E, whose protein sequence is MAASQLAALDEAGEGAPDKTPLGGADPTLLYSEGQRLALETLLSEGAGAFTTCLLREKLLPFLAAEEVRSLEAWAEDWSAGAGEGQEGPAGLPEPGSLTYFPGPSDEPPPELSLGWPEARPGKGPTRARLYTQPPAEGDPSIKELVRKAIREAQKLVAVVMDVFTDPDLLLDLREAAGRRGVPVYVLLDHRHLPAFLALAQQLGVNARATENLEVRVLRGWGFQSRRKKHVTGDMREKFVLLDGLSVITGSYSFTWSDSRLHRNLVTLLTGEVLEAFDREFRTLYAASRPLAPPPPRGPFLSVLEGVQLARSPHHIAGRRSVAPVSALPWDDAPQTPESSQGPSPAGPALSDVLRSIQRVRAASGPPARPSRSLWDLSSLSQLSGSSDGEGRQGREPKTPWGAQDTPAMALMRQRGASEDPRALARRWAQPARPVTPGRFHYASPSPRRLWEDLGPPGRGRPHRASQGAAH